A genomic region of Bernardetia sp. ABR2-2B contains the following coding sequences:
- a CDS encoding class I SAM-dependent methyltransferase — MNNKKVKNVKAYTGTRPDIIKQLSTPKKVLDVGCNEGALGESIKSLFSESHVTGIDYNSEAIEIAKNRLDEAYTIDLENENALPNFLENKEFDTIICADVLEHIRFPWKVVEELYNHLSENGKIIISLPNFGFWESFFHLLNQKLPMRDRGIYDDTHLRFFMRKNLPSLAPKNATFKIAARNYRLKETGKTPLDGIFIPVLNKLPLFRDLITFQFIITIEK, encoded by the coding sequence ATGAACAATAAAAAAGTAAAAAACGTAAAAGCCTACACAGGTACACGTCCAGATATTATAAAACAGCTTTCTACACCCAAAAAAGTATTAGATGTAGGTTGTAATGAGGGTGCATTGGGCGAATCTATAAAATCACTTTTTTCAGAAAGTCATGTAACAGGAATTGATTATAATTCGGAAGCCATAGAAATAGCCAAAAATAGATTGGATGAAGCCTATACAATTGACTTAGAAAATGAAAACGCCTTGCCTAATTTTTTAGAAAATAAAGAATTTGATACTATTATTTGTGCAGATGTTTTGGAACATATTCGTTTTCCTTGGAAAGTTGTCGAAGAGCTTTATAATCATCTTTCTGAAAACGGGAAAATTATTATTTCTCTGCCTAATTTTGGTTTTTGGGAATCTTTTTTTCATTTGCTCAATCAAAAATTACCAATGAGAGATAGAGGAATTTATGATGATACACACCTTCGTTTTTTTATGCGTAAAAATCTGCCTTCTCTTGCTCCAAAAAATGCAACATTCAAAATTGCAGCACGAAATTACCGTTTGAAAGAAACAGGAAAAACACCGTTAGATGGAATCTTTATTCCAGTTTTGAATAAATTACCTCTTTTTAGAGATTTGATTACTTTTCAGTTTATTATTACGATTGAGAAGTAA
- a CDS encoding DUF4174 domain-containing protein encodes MKLPIYSSIFILFFLLLSCTFMPTKTDLLDKFQWKNRILIVFSDTKDNSLFQKQMQLFLENKEGLEERDLIVFQVFEEIGIMPSNKTISDTEELKKRFDFSFEENKFAVFLVGKDGGIKLKVENKILTLEKLFGTIDAMPMRQAEMERK; translated from the coding sequence ATGAAACTACCTATTTATTCCTCTATATTTATTTTATTCTTTCTTTTATTATCTTGTACATTTATGCCTACAAAAACTGATTTACTTGATAAATTTCAATGGAAAAATCGTATTTTAATTGTTTTTTCAGATACAAAAGACAATAGTCTCTTTCAAAAACAAATGCAACTTTTCTTGGAAAACAAAGAAGGTTTAGAAGAGCGTGATTTGATTGTATTTCAAGTTTTTGAAGAAATAGGAATTATGCCTAGTAATAAAACTATTTCTGATACTGAAGAACTGAAAAAACGATTTGATTTTTCCTTTGAAGAAAATAAATTTGCTGTCTTTTTGGTGGGAAAAGATGGAGGTATAAAATTAAAAGTAGAAAATAAAATTCTGACCTTAGAAAAGCTATTCGGAACTATTGATGCTATGCCTATGCGACAAGCTGAAATGGAAAGAAAGTAA
- a CDS encoding flippase, with protein sequence MPKIFDKTHFLKYAKNTNWLIIEKILQIISGFFVGLYVARYLGAERFGVLNYAQSAVVLFNTLAFLGITEVITRELITDFKLQQRILGTALILRLFGGGLFLLSMLSYIFFYEQDIETRWIIGIISFGYFFNSFDIVVYYFQAKVISDRKVKAFLISLSTGAMLKLLFIYLELPLIYFAVALAAENIILVIGLLIGYQLESKDIFKWKFDKTVAQRLILTALPLLISNGLMSIYMRIDQLMIEKILQDDALNGYYAAAVRLSEMWYFVPLSVCASVFPAILHAKASDEKRYQIRLQQLFDGLGWFAILVALFCFLFSDWIILLAYGKEYAPSADILTIHIIGGFFVSIGAVSGKWIYAEKLEKIVFFRTLLGAIMNIILNWYFLPIYGIKGAAWATVISYLLVYTISNLFHKKLIQLVLFQIRIFTFPFRINQFIQTYLEEKKKKQEKK encoded by the coding sequence ATGCCTAAAATTTTTGATAAAACACACTTTCTAAAATATGCCAAAAATACCAACTGGCTGATTATAGAAAAAATACTTCAGATTATTTCTGGGTTTTTTGTAGGACTGTATGTTGCTCGTTATTTGGGGGCAGAACGTTTTGGAGTGCTTAATTATGCTCAAAGTGCAGTTGTTTTATTTAATACCCTTGCTTTTTTAGGAATTACAGAAGTCATCACTAGAGAACTAATAACGGATTTTAAACTTCAACAAAGAATATTAGGAACTGCTCTAATCCTTCGCCTTTTTGGTGGAGGGTTATTTTTGCTTTCTATGTTATCTTATATTTTTTTTTATGAGCAAGATATCGAAACTCGCTGGATAATTGGAATTATTTCCTTTGGGTATTTCTTCAATTCCTTTGATATTGTAGTTTATTATTTTCAAGCAAAAGTAATTTCAGATAGAAAAGTAAAAGCCTTTTTAATTTCGCTTTCTACTGGTGCAATGCTCAAATTACTGTTTATTTATCTTGAGCTTCCTTTAATTTATTTTGCTGTCGCTTTGGCTGCCGAAAATATAATTTTAGTCATTGGTTTACTTATCGGTTATCAACTAGAGTCAAAAGATATTTTCAAATGGAAATTTGATAAAACAGTTGCTCAACGGCTCATTCTGACAGCTTTACCCCTTCTTATCAGTAATGGACTAATGAGTATTTATATGCGAATAGACCAATTGATGATAGAAAAAATACTTCAAGATGATGCGCTGAATGGCTATTATGCTGCTGCTGTTCGGCTTAGTGAAATGTGGTATTTTGTTCCCCTTTCTGTTTGTGCTTCTGTTTTTCCTGCTATTCTACACGCAAAAGCAAGTGATGAAAAACGCTATCAGATACGCCTACAACAACTTTTTGATGGTTTGGGTTGGTTTGCTATTTTGGTAGCTTTGTTTTGTTTTTTGTTTAGTGATTGGATAATTCTACTGGCTTATGGAAAAGAATATGCTCCTTCTGCTGATATTCTGACAATTCATATTATAGGAGGGTTTTTTGTATCTATTGGTGCTGTGAGTGGAAAGTGGATTTATGCCGAAAAACTAGAAAAAATTGTCTTTTTTAGAACGCTTCTAGGAGCAATTATGAATATTATTCTGAACTGGTATTTTTTGCCTATCTATGGAATAAAAGGTGCAGCTTGGGCAACTGTCATTTCTTATTTGTTGGTTTATACGATTAGTAATTTATTCCATAAAAAATTAATTCAGCTTGTTCTTTTTCAAATTCGTATTTTTACATTTCCTTTCCGAATAAATCAATTCATACAAACTTATTTGGAGGAAAAAAAGAAAAAACAAGAGAAAAAATAG
- a CDS encoding HepT-like ribonuclease domain-containing protein yields the protein MSQSKTDLARIQSVLEAMYEIESYVKGASHEDFLNNSMMRTATVKQMEIIGLIVEKVSDDLKDDYPQLHWEAIERLHKVLVHEYLGINFELVWVTARKEIPVLKKQFELILSQL from the coding sequence ATGAGTCAAAGCAAAACAGACTTAGCACGAATACAAAGTGTTTTGGAGGCTATGTATGAAATCGAAAGTTATGTAAAAGGAGCTTCTCATGAAGATTTTCTTAATAATTCCATGATGCGTACTGCGACTGTAAAACAAATGGAGATTATTGGATTGATTGTAGAAAAGGTTTCTGATGATTTGAAAGACGATTATCCACAATTGCATTGGGAGGCTATCGAAAGATTACATAAAGTATTAGTTCATGAGTATTTGGGGATTAATTTTGAACTTGTTTGGGTAACAGCTCGTAAAGAAATTCCTGTTCTGAAAAAACAATTTGAGCTTATTTTATCACAGCTTTGA
- a CDS encoding glycosyltransferase, producing MPTKVLVVVVVYNGMPLLSECVESIEKSSREESCKVDLFVVDNASSDESKVYLEKNTSKIHQLIFLDKNVGFGKGNNLGMKYALENGYDFVFLLNQDAWFTENSIPVLVEKAIQNPEYGILSPLQVNTEGNYFDPNHYLHLKEVLPNLENNPHQDFAKIADKITESNLIELPFTNAAAWLISKQCLNKIGGFDPLFFLYGEDNDLNNRRTFHQLKMGVVTNSIVHHARYKGHTQQKKSFSERKKQLTTRFYSDQIAFFKNINYSFENRKAKSFSHTAKRALRHLQKNKMAEFWAEWNAYFRILKNLEVIKKQRLICQEEAPHFLE from the coding sequence ATGCCTACAAAAGTGCTTGTCGTAGTGGTGGTTTATAATGGAATGCCTTTACTTTCAGAATGTGTAGAAAGTATAGAAAAAAGCAGTAGAGAAGAATCTTGTAAAGTAGATTTGTTTGTTGTCGATAATGCTTCAAGTGATGAGTCTAAAGTTTATTTAGAAAAAAATACATCAAAAATACATCAACTTATTTTCTTAGATAAAAATGTAGGGTTCGGAAAAGGAAATAATTTGGGAATGAAATACGCTTTAGAAAATGGCTATGATTTTGTCTTTTTATTGAATCAAGATGCTTGGTTTACTGAAAATTCTATTCCTGTTTTGGTAGAAAAAGCCATTCAAAATCCTGAATATGGAATTTTGTCGCCTTTACAAGTCAATACAGAAGGAAATTATTTTGACCCAAATCATTATTTACATTTAAAAGAAGTTTTGCCAAATTTAGAAAATAATCCTCATCAAGATTTTGCCAAAATAGCTGATAAAATAACGGAAAGTAATTTGATAGAACTTCCTTTTACTAATGCAGCAGCTTGGCTGATTTCAAAACAATGTTTGAATAAAATAGGAGGATTTGACCCTCTTTTTTTCTTGTATGGAGAAGATAATGATTTGAATAATAGACGAACTTTTCATCAATTAAAAATGGGAGTTGTTACAAATAGCATCGTTCATCACGCTCGTTATAAAGGACATACACAACAAAAAAAGTCGTTTTCAGAACGAAAAAAGCAACTTACGACTCGCTTTTATTCCGACCAAATAGCATTTTTCAAAAACATCAATTATTCATTCGAAAATAGAAAAGCAAAAAGTTTTTCTCATACAGCCAAAAGAGCTTTAAGGCACTTACAAAAAAATAAAATGGCAGAGTTTTGGGCAGAATGGAATGCTTACTTTCGTATCTTAAAAAACCTAGAGGTTATCAAAAAACAACGATTAATTTGTCAAGAAGAAGCTCCTCATTTTTTAGAATAA
- the menC gene encoding o-succinylbenzoate synthase, with protein MYSASYKKHRLKFRFLAGTSRGTMTERDTYFIYLSKKDNDRVIGTGEISPLSGLSIDFLPHLENIITDVCKRIENITTNTINSVDDIFDIIPASLPAVRFGFETAFLDLQNGGKRIIYKNDFSLNQKAIPINGLVWMGDFEFMKNQLEEKLEQGFSCIKLKIGAIDFEKECKLLESIRKRFDENKITIRVDANGAFAADKALDKLKILSNYEIHSIEQPIAANQWYEMKKLCETTPLPIALDEELIPLINLEDKKQMLDYINPQFMIFKPTLLGGLQKTAEWIELCKKRNIDWWITSALESNIGLNAISQFVAGYNPTLPQGLGTGKLYHNNIESSLEIENGEIFSRR; from the coding sequence ATGTATTCTGCATCTTATAAAAAACACCGTTTAAAATTTCGCTTTTTGGCTGGGACATCTCGTGGCACAATGACAGAAAGAGATACTTATTTTATCTATTTATCAAAAAAAGATAACGACAGAGTTATTGGAACAGGAGAAATCTCCCCTCTTTCTGGATTAAGTATAGATTTTTTACCACACCTTGAAAATATAATTACAGATGTCTGTAAACGAATAGAAAATATAACTACAAATACTATAAATTCAGTTGATGATATTTTTGATATAATACCAGCTTCTCTTCCTGCTGTTCGCTTTGGTTTTGAAACTGCTTTTTTAGATTTACAAAATGGAGGAAAACGTATTATTTATAAAAACGATTTTTCATTGAATCAAAAAGCTATTCCTATTAATGGTTTGGTTTGGATGGGAGATTTTGAGTTTATGAAAAATCAGTTAGAAGAAAAATTAGAACAAGGGTTTTCGTGTATAAAACTAAAAATCGGAGCAATAGATTTTGAAAAAGAGTGTAAACTTTTAGAATCGATTAGAAAACGTTTTGATGAGAATAAAATAACAATTCGTGTAGATGCAAATGGAGCTTTCGCTGCAGATAAGGCATTAGACAAACTGAAAATTTTATCAAATTATGAGATTCATTCCATAGAACAGCCTATTGCAGCAAATCAATGGTATGAAATGAAAAAACTTTGTGAAACAACACCTTTACCGATTGCTCTTGATGAAGAACTGATTCCTTTGATAAACTTAGAAGACAAAAAACAAATGTTAGATTATATAAACCCTCAATTTATGATTTTCAAGCCTACTTTATTAGGAGGATTACAAAAAACGGCTGAATGGATAGAGCTCTGTAAGAAAAGAAATATAGATTGGTGGATTACATCAGCGTTAGAATCAAATATTGGGCTTAATGCCATTTCGCAGTTTGTAGCTGGTTATAACCCTACACTTCCACAAGGATTAGGAACAGGAAAACTATATCATAATAATATAGAGTCTTCTTTGGAAATTGAGAATGGAGAGATTTTTAGTAGAAGATAA
- a CDS encoding gliding motility-associated C-terminal domain-containing protein — translation MKALFFTLLFYSLLFPFSDVFSQSFQNTYGLTGNQEGIASVAVGDGYVILGDIQAGSRKDLYLSKIDENGELVWQRTYGDSNTDETSWHLLKTSDNGFLISASTTASFSSVDRVLFIKTDNNGNIQWQKTYTYSNYVAPTHALELSNGEYMITGYFAFDSNRNNRSGMVMRISATGTIIWCRGYHRGGFNDDQISQYFIGIRQIQNGNFIIPTAYGGNGSGTPSGRYDNSITCIDGSGNQVWGKRFGASDNDEFRVILPISSTETIVAGSYRNTASDLEMAFCKVQQNGTITQRKKFGRSGFERVFYATATADRSKLYFVGYTSSVGGGDRDMLVLCTDINGNYLWSKAFGGTGFEEARSVVLTNDGNGIVIIGRTASFGAGQNDIYAVKIEDDTDVQCNQTNFTDPVEDITGTISNITFNTTSITLGNGNALNTGSIALTKNSTCCTGSVIITGTTTISCSAPSTTLSTSTGYTSYLWTFPDGTTSTNRVITTSQVGVHSLRATNTSNCEFFAQTTVTSSIPTSPDLLPTSSSLPCEGTTTLSAPNGYTSYLWTLPNGTTLTTQDITASATGTYSLQVQNASGCTFTDQTDVVIDDTTPTGLDLLPTSSSLPCEGTTTLSAPNGYTSYLWTLPNGTTLTTQDITASATGTYSLQVQNASGCTFTDQTDVVIDDTTPTGLDLLPTSSSLPCEGTTTLSAPNGYTSYLWTLPNGTTLTTQDITASELGTYSLQVQNASGCTFTDQTDVVIDDTTPTGLDLLPTSSSLLCGGTTTLSAPNGYTSYLWTLPNGTTLTTQDITASELGTYSLQVQNASGCTFTDQTDVVIDDTTPTGLDLLPTSSSLLCGGTITLSAPNGYTSYLWTLPNGTTLTTQDITASATGTYSLQVQNASGCTFTDQTDVVIDDTTPTGLDLLPTSSSLLCGGTITLSAPNGYTSYLWTLPNGTTLTTQDITASAAGTYSLQVQNASGCTFTDQTDVVIDDTTPTGLDLLPTSSSLPCGGTTTLSAPNGYTSYLWTLPNGTTLTTQDITASAAGTYSLQVQNASGCTFTDQTDVVIDDTTPTGLDLLPTSSSLPCGGTTTLSAPNGYTSYLWTLPNGTTLTTQDITASATGTYSLQVQNASGCTFTDQTDVVIDDTTPTGLDLLPTSSSLPCGGTTTLSAPNGYTSYLWTLPNGTTLTTQDITASATGTYSLQVQNASGCTFTDQTDVVIDDTTPTGLDLLPTSSSLPCGGTTTLSAPNGYTSYLWTLPNGTTSTNESISTTLEGIYIIEVQNANGCRFMDSLNVQFVEVEKELIQDSFELKCINQSVELSLVENFAEYLWIFPNGETSTEKIIMTNQEGVYKIIVVDEFGCQFEDTTEVKAINPTLTEEDVTNIITPNADGFNDTFVFPTDNAKLSIYSRWEEKVYQSDNYQHNWNADNLPSGMYFVIAYDPCSDSEVRLWIHVIKD, via the coding sequence ATGAAAGCTTTATTCTTTACTTTACTTTTTTATAGTTTATTATTTCCCTTTTCTGATGTTTTTTCTCAATCTTTTCAAAATACGTATGGATTAACAGGAAATCAAGAGGGAATTGCATCAGTAGCTGTTGGAGATGGGTACGTAATCTTAGGAGATATACAAGCAGGAAGTAGAAAAGACTTATACCTTTCAAAAATAGATGAAAATGGAGAATTAGTTTGGCAACGTACATATGGGGATTCAAATACAGACGAAACATCATGGCATCTTCTCAAAACAAGTGATAATGGTTTTCTAATATCTGCATCAACTACAGCTAGTTTTAGTTCTGTTGATAGAGTATTATTTATTAAAACAGATAATAATGGAAACATTCAATGGCAAAAAACATACACCTACTCCAATTATGTAGCTCCTACCCATGCTTTAGAATTATCAAATGGGGAATATATGATAACAGGGTATTTTGCATTTGATTCAAATAGAAATAATAGAAGTGGCATGGTTATGCGAATTTCTGCGACAGGTACTATAATTTGGTGTAGAGGCTATCATAGGGGAGGATTTAATGATGATCAAATTAGTCAATATTTCATAGGAATTAGACAAATTCAGAATGGAAACTTTATCATACCAACAGCATATGGAGGTAATGGTTCTGGAACACCTAGTGGAAGATATGATAACTCTATTACTTGTATAGATGGAAGTGGAAATCAAGTTTGGGGAAAACGATTTGGAGCATCTGATAATGATGAGTTTAGAGTAATCTTGCCCATTTCTTCTACCGAAACCATAGTAGCAGGAAGTTATAGAAACACAGCTTCAGATTTAGAAATGGCTTTTTGTAAAGTACAACAAAACGGTACGATTACACAAAGGAAAAAGTTTGGCAGAAGTGGATTCGAAAGAGTTTTTTATGCAACAGCTACAGCAGATAGAAGTAAACTTTATTTTGTAGGCTACACTTCTTCTGTGGGAGGAGGAGACAGGGATATGTTAGTTTTATGTACTGATATAAATGGGAATTATCTTTGGAGCAAAGCATTTGGAGGAACAGGATTTGAAGAGGCTAGAAGTGTAGTGCTTACTAATGATGGAAATGGAATCGTAATTATTGGAAGAACAGCTAGTTTTGGAGCAGGACAAAATGATATTTATGCAGTAAAAATAGAGGATGATACAGATGTGCAGTGTAATCAAACTAACTTTACCGACCCTGTTGAAGATATTACAGGAACAATAAGTAATATTACATTTAATACAACCTCAATAACTTTAGGAAATGGAAATGCTTTAAACACAGGTTCTATTGCTTTAACTAAAAACTCTACATGTTGTACTGGTTCGGTAATTATTACAGGAACTACAACAATTTCATGTTCTGCACCTAGTACAACTCTTTCTACTTCAACAGGCTATACTTCATATTTATGGACTTTTCCTGATGGAACTACTTCTACAAACCGAGTGATTACCACCTCACAAGTAGGAGTACATTCTTTAAGAGCCACAAACACAAGTAATTGTGAGTTTTTTGCACAAACAACTGTAACTTCTTCAATTCCTACATCGCCTGATTTACTTCCTACTTCTTCCTCTTTACCGTGTGAAGGAACAACCACTTTATCAGCACCAAATGGCTACACTTCGTATTTATGGACATTGCCAAATGGAACAACTTTAACTACTCAAGATATTACAGCAAGTGCAACAGGAACGTATAGTTTGCAAGTTCAGAATGCAAGTGGTTGTACTTTTACCGACCAAACTGATGTCGTTATAGATGATACAACACCAACAGGATTAGATTTACTTCCTACTTCTTCCTCTTTACCGTGTGAAGGAACAACCACTTTATCAGCACCAAACGGTTATACTTCCTATTTATGGACATTACCGAACGGAACAACTTTAACTACTCAAGATATTACAGCAAGTGCAACAGGAACGTATAGTTTGCAAGTTCAGAATGCAAGTGGTTGTACTTTTACCGACCAAACTGATGTCGTTATAGATGATACAACACCAACAGGATTAGATTTACTTCCTACTTCTTCCTCTTTACCGTGTGAAGGAACAACCACTTTATCAGCACCAAACGGTTATACTTCCTATTTATGGACATTACCGAACGGAACAACTTTAACTACTCAAGATATTACAGCAAGTGAATTAGGAACGTATAGTTTGCAAGTTCAGAATGCAAGTGGTTGTACTTTTACCGACCAAACTGATGTCGTTATAGATGATACAACACCAACAGGATTAGATTTACTTCCTACTTCTTCCTCTTTACTGTGTGGAGGAACGACCACTTTATCAGCACCAAACGGTTATACTTCCTATTTATGGACATTACCGAACGGAACAACTTTAACTACTCAAGATATTACAGCAAGTGAATTAGGAACGTATAGTTTGCAAGTTCAGAATGCAAGTGGTTGTACTTTTACCGACCAAACTGATGTCGTTATAGATGATACAACACCAACAGGATTAGATTTACTTCCTACTTCTTCCTCTTTACTGTGTGGAGGAACGATAACTTTATCAGCACCAAATGGCTACACTTCCTATTTATGGACATTGCCAAATGGAACAACTTTAACTACTCAAGATATTACAGCAAGTGCAACAGGAACGTATAGTTTGCAAGTTCAGAATGCAAGTGGTTGTACTTTTACCGACCAAACTGATGTCGTTATAGATGATACAACACCAACAGGATTAGATTTACTTCCTACTTCTTCCTCTTTACTGTGTGGAGGAACGATAACTTTATCAGCACCAAATGGCTACACTTCGTATTTATGGACATTGCCAAATGGAACAACTTTAACTACTCAAGATATTACAGCAAGTGCAGCAGGAACCTATAGTTTGCAAGTTCAGAATGCAAGTGGTTGTACTTTTACCGACCAAACTGATGTTGTTATAGATGATACAACACCAACAGGATTAGATTTACTTCCTACTTCTTCCTCTTTACCGTGTGGAGGAACGACAACTTTATCAGCACCAAATGGCTACACTTCGTATTTATGGACATTGCCAAATGGAACAACTTTAACTACTCAAGATATTACAGCAAGTGCAGCAGGAACCTATAGTTTGCAAGTTCAGAATGCAAGTGGTTGTACTTTTACCGACCAAACTGATGTTGTTATAGATGATACAACACCAACAGGATTAGATTTACTTCCTACTTCTTCCTCTTTACCGTGTGGAGGAACGACAACTTTATCAGCACCAAATGGCTACACTTCGTATTTATGGACATTGCCAAATGGAACAACTTTAACTACTCAAGATATTACAGCAAGTGCAACAGGAACGTATAGTTTGCAAGTTCAGAATGCAAGTGGTTGTACTTTTACCGACCAAACTGATGTTGTTATAGATGATACAACACCAACAGGATTAGATTTACTTCCTACTTCTTCCTCTTTACCGTGTGGAGGAACGACAACTTTATCAGCACCAAATGGCTACACTTCGTATTTATGGACATTGCCAAATGGAACAACTTTAACTACTCAAGATATTACAGCAAGTGCAACAGGAACGTATAGTTTGCAAGTTCAGAATGCAAGTGGTTGTACTTTTACCGACCAAACTGATGTTGTTATAGATGATACAACACCAACAGGATTAGATTTACTTCCTACTTCTTCCTCTTTACCGTGTGGAGGAACGACAACTTTATCAGCACCAAATGGCTACACTTCGTATTTATGGACATTGCCAAATGGAACAACTTCTACAAACGAATCCATCTCTACAACTTTAGAAGGTATTTATATAATTGAAGTTCAGAATGCAAATGGTTGTAGATTTATGGATTCTTTAAATGTTCAGTTTGTAGAAGTAGAAAAAGAGTTAATTCAAGATAGTTTTGAATTAAAATGTATCAATCAGTCAGTTGAGTTATCATTAGTGGAAAACTTTGCTGAATATTTATGGATATTTCCAAATGGAGAAACTTCTACTGAAAAAATAATTATGACAAATCAAGAAGGTGTTTACAAAATAATTGTAGTCGATGAGTTTGGTTGTCAGTTTGAAGATACGACAGAAGTAAAAGCAATCAATCCAACACTCACAGAAGAAGATGTAACAAACATAATTACTCCAAATGCTGATGGATTTAATGATACGTTTGTGTTTCCTACTGATAATGCTAAGTTGTCTATTTATTCTCGTTGGGAGGAAAAAGTGTATCAATCTGATAACTACCAGCATAATTGGAATGCTGATAACTTGCCTAGTGGAATGTATTTTGTAATTGCTTATGACCCTTGTTCAGATAGTGAAGTAAGGCTATGGATTCATGTGATAAAAGACTAA
- a CDS encoding gliding motility-associated C-terminal domain-containing protein, which produces MRGVNFLINNRLKSFRIFSVFGLMLFYSFTNSSFSQITTFEYVYGVRGNEEAKKVVAIEDGYLILGTTTSFDNNSNLFLMKIDENGHLLWTQKYGNEKNEVAWDMIKTKDNNILICATTESSASGNPTNQQSLFLKVDKKGNIIWQKVYTHQSYNVPTSALLLDNGGFLITGYFAFDISTNTRDAMAMRLSEKGEIIWAKSYDSGSGTGGNEYFLQARATKNENYLITTPIGNRKYTLGGLYDNAITCIDENGKQVWAKHFGDIHNDAFEAIVPSKGNKFLVAGHYRTSANNYNMSFSFLNQRGKFEKINYFGKQGVERVFSIASTKKEKYHVLVGMTTSFGNGNKDGLALIIDSKGNYISSQTFGGKEDDILNCVIPTNDKSGFILVGKTKSFGFGREDIYIVRMNFDDKEEKIQNSCNINEIQNPLTPLDLEVKDFSFNEYISSFGNGSLMMQNEIQFDSKNLCCAQESIDETSLPNIITPNGDGKNDYLVLPLQEGSSASLVIYDRWGKMIFKSEDYQNDWNAKKLLSGTYYATLTISCTGQKMKFWIDVSK; this is translated from the coding sequence ATGAGAGGAGTTAATTTTTTGATAAATAATAGATTAAAGAGTTTTAGGATATTCTCTGTCTTTGGTTTGATGTTATTTTATAGTTTTACTAATTCATCATTTTCTCAAATAACTACTTTTGAGTATGTCTATGGTGTGAGAGGAAATGAAGAAGCAAAAAAAGTTGTGGCTATTGAAGATGGGTACCTTATCTTAGGTACAACCACAAGTTTTGATAATAACTCAAATCTTTTTTTAATGAAAATAGATGAAAATGGTCATTTGCTTTGGACTCAAAAATATGGGAATGAGAAAAATGAAGTGGCTTGGGATATGATTAAAACAAAAGATAATAATATACTGATTTGTGCCACTACTGAAAGCTCTGCCTCTGGCAACCCTACAAATCAACAGAGTTTGTTTTTGAAAGTAGATAAAAAAGGAAATATAATTTGGCAAAAGGTATATACTCATCAATCCTATAATGTTCCGACAAGTGCTTTGCTTTTAGATAATGGTGGATTTTTGATTACTGGATATTTTGCTTTTGATATCAGTACAAATACTAGAGATGCTATGGCGATGCGTTTGTCGGAAAAAGGAGAAATTATTTGGGCAAAGTCGTATGATAGTGGTTCTGGAACGGGTGGAAATGAATATTTTTTACAAGCAAGAGCTACAAAAAATGAAAATTATTTGATTACCACACCAATAGGAAATCGAAAATATACACTTGGAGGTCTTTATGACAACGCAATTACATGTATAGATGAAAATGGAAAGCAAGTTTGGGCAAAACATTTCGGAGATATACATAATGATGCTTTTGAAGCTATTGTTCCCTCAAAAGGAAATAAATTTCTCGTAGCAGGGCATTATCGTACTTCGGCAAACAATTATAATATGAGTTTTTCATTTTTGAATCAGAGAGGAAAGTTTGAAAAAATTAATTATTTTGGAAAACAAGGTGTTGAACGTGTTTTTAGTATTGCTTCTACTAAGAAAGAAAAATATCATGTCTTAGTCGGAATGACCACTTCTTTTGGTAATGGAAACAAAGACGGATTGGCTTTAATCATTGATTCAAAAGGCAATTATATTAGTAGCCAAACTTTTGGAGGAAAAGAGGATGATATTTTGAATTGTGTTATTCCTACTAATGACAAGAGTGGATTTATTTTAGTAGGCAAAACAAAGAGTTTTGGTTTTGGTAGAGAAGATATTTATATAGTCCGAATGAATTTTGATGATAAAGAAGAAAAAATTCAAAATAGTTGTAATATAAATGAAATCCAGAACCCTCTCACACCATTAGATTTAGAGGTAAAAGATTTTTCATTTAATGAATATATTTCTTCTTTTGGCAATGGCAGTTTAATGATGCAAAATGAAATTCAATTTGATAGTAAAAATTTATGTTGTGCACAAGAATCAATAGATGAAACAAGTTTACCCAACATAATTACTCCAAATGGCGATGGCAAAAATGATTACTTAGTTTTACCTCTTCAAGAAGGCTCAAGTGCTTCATTAGTAATCTATGATAGATGGGGGAAAATGATTTTCAAATCAGAGGATTATCAAAATGATTGGAATGCAAAAAAGCTTTTAAGTGGAACATACTATGCTACCCTAACTATTTCATGTACAGGGCAGAAAATGAAATTTTGGATAGATGTAAGCAAATGA